A region of Streptomyces cinnamoneus DNA encodes the following proteins:
- a CDS encoding trypsin-like peptidase domain-containing protein gives MRISAPGGGYDRSGARFWGSGFFIAPGWVLTCAHVVGNGGGDVLGGVTGIDITDWRDRTTEGRVALALPRPPDPDAPPRRWPLPDLALVEVADAEDAECLWLSDRSAVVPAPVSLHGWSQETGELALRFGLGTASGGDGSDGSAMLLRGEIPVAGCSGGPVVDTGRGAVIGVSKGRGHDTAGLAVPVTALRRIADDGPGRDRLHSIISAHDRHHLRRYRTMGTGGSWTGLQQALRPPRADGFTPVLRTHLFARLAELTQPRTPGEVMLLVGHAKRRVIQAPYQPGVEHDPRTWREGVGLLYDLRDGGRTKETGPDRDLELEAVLLYAARVAAAVSRLGEGRDVAPLRELSTWLAGQAESLPDVIREEIHQILHGGSAGPAEPREPAPPGTVELRKPERRDVEPGAPGAAEGRARADVIVEVDPLLYGSCYPWRVKLLLEDGVVTPLAGDERGVPRARLREALREPIARALRQGDVGEHLAEVQVVLPRELFDEPLDAWRLTAPDAPGGGIDPHTMPLGQRRVVVVRDRRRRDHPAIPEWHRRWSGTSRGPLTVVPLRREAPERGHGGAGRESGHAAYGRLSDAADSAVPVYCGEVAGGAGAMAMEAALAAGHPVVIWRRCATGHTDCAEFHHEIARLVGEAGTADGLHRRIRNLRIRCGDPDAPDPEVLWARSIAVLFDSPDHPPLPDTPLYVPGAGWGTGP, from the coding sequence GTGCGCATTTCCGCGCCCGGTGGCGGGTATGACCGCAGCGGCGCCCGGTTCTGGGGCAGTGGGTTCTTCATCGCTCCGGGGTGGGTCCTTACCTGCGCCCACGTGGTGGGGAACGGGGGTGGTGACGTGCTCGGCGGAGTGACGGGCATCGACATCACGGACTGGCGGGACCGCACGACCGAGGGCCGCGTCGCGCTCGCCCTGCCCCGCCCGCCCGACCCCGACGCGCCGCCCCGCCGCTGGCCCCTGCCCGACCTGGCCCTCGTCGAGGTGGCGGACGCGGAGGACGCCGAGTGCCTGTGGCTGAGCGACCGGTCGGCGGTCGTGCCCGCCCCGGTCAGTCTGCACGGCTGGTCGCAGGAGACCGGGGAGCTGGCCCTGCGCTTCGGCCTGGGCACCGCCAGCGGCGGTGACGGCAGCGACGGCAGCGCCATGCTGCTGCGCGGCGAGATCCCCGTGGCCGGCTGTTCGGGCGGGCCCGTCGTGGACACCGGCCGGGGCGCGGTGATCGGCGTGAGCAAGGGACGCGGCCACGACACGGCCGGCCTGGCCGTGCCCGTCACCGCCCTGCGCCGGATCGCCGACGACGGCCCGGGCCGCGACCGGCTGCACTCGATCATCAGCGCCCACGACCGCCATCATCTGCGCCGCTACCGCACCATGGGCACCGGCGGCAGCTGGACCGGCCTCCAGCAGGCGCTGCGCCCGCCTCGGGCGGACGGCTTCACGCCCGTCCTGCGCACCCACCTCTTCGCCCGCCTCGCCGAGCTGACCCAGCCGCGCACGCCCGGCGAGGTCATGCTGCTGGTCGGGCACGCCAAGCGGCGGGTGATCCAGGCCCCGTACCAGCCGGGCGTCGAGCACGACCCGCGCACCTGGCGCGAGGGCGTGGGGCTGCTGTACGACCTGCGCGACGGCGGCCGGACCAAGGAGACGGGCCCCGACCGGGACCTGGAACTGGAGGCCGTGCTGCTGTACGCCGCCCGGGTCGCGGCGGCCGTGAGCCGGCTGGGCGAGGGCCGGGACGTGGCGCCGCTGCGCGAGCTGAGCACCTGGCTGGCCGGGCAGGCCGAGTCGCTGCCCGACGTCATCCGGGAGGAGATCCACCAGATCCTGCACGGCGGTTCGGCCGGCCCGGCCGAGCCGCGCGAGCCCGCCCCGCCCGGCACGGTGGAGCTGCGCAAGCCGGAGCGCAGGGACGTCGAGCCGGGCGCGCCCGGCGCGGCCGAGGGCCGGGCCCGCGCGGACGTCATCGTGGAGGTCGACCCCCTGCTCTACGGCAGCTGTTACCCCTGGCGGGTGAAACTGCTCCTGGAGGACGGCGTGGTCACCCCGCTGGCCGGCGACGAGCGGGGCGTGCCCCGGGCGCGGCTGCGCGAGGCCCTGCGCGAGCCGATCGCGCGGGCCCTGCGCCAGGGCGACGTGGGCGAGCACCTGGCCGAGGTCCAAGTGGTGCTGCCCCGCGAGCTGTTCGACGAGCCGCTGGACGCCTGGCGGCTGACGGCCCCCGACGCGCCGGGCGGCGGCATCGACCCGCACACCATGCCGCTGGGGCAGCGCCGCGTGGTGGTGGTGCGCGACCGCAGGCGCCGCGACCACCCGGCCATCCCCGAGTGGCACAGACGCTGGAGCGGGACGAGCCGGGGCCCGCTGACCGTCGTGCCGCTGCGCCGTGAGGCGCCGGAGCGCGGCCACGGCGGCGCGGGCCGCGAGAGCGGGCACGCGGCGTACGGGCGGCTGTCGGACGCCGCCGACTCGGCGGTGCCCGTCTACTGCGGCGAGGTGGCCGGCGGCGCCGGGGCCATGGCGATGGAGGCGGCGCTGGCCGCCGGGCACCCGGTGGTGATCTGGCGCAGATGCGCCACGGGCCATACGGATTGCGCCGAATTCCATCACGAAATCGCCCGGCTGGTGGGCGAGGCGGGGACCGCGGACGGTCTCCACCGGCGCATCCGCAACCTCCGCATCCGCTGTGGCGACCCCGACGCGCCCGACCCGGAAGTCCTGTGGGCCCGGTCGATTGCCGTGCTCTTCGATTCGCCCGATCATCCGCCGCTGCCCGACACGCCGTTGTACGTGCCGGGCGCCGGCTGGGGTACAGGTCCATGA
- a CDS encoding CU044_2847 family protein encodes MAGGIAQVRLDDGTVVWARITEAQELQEPPGGAYGAYGAPGAPGAYEDSSAVRHVADAASGLADVVRGVVGSLRMGLAAARPDEVRVDFGIELSAQAGRVIGLLADGNGKASITVSLTWSERAAPAPPPPAPGGPTTPGAP; translated from the coding sequence GTGGCTGGCGGAATCGCTCAAGTGCGCCTGGACGACGGCACGGTGGTCTGGGCGCGGATCACGGAGGCGCAGGAGCTCCAGGAGCCGCCTGGGGGTGCGTACGGCGCCTACGGCGCTCCGGGCGCCCCCGGCGCGTACGAGGACTCCAGTGCCGTCCGGCACGTGGCGGACGCCGCCAGCGGCCTCGCCGACGTCGTGCGCGGCGTCGTCGGGTCCCTGCGCATGGGGCTCGCGGCGGCGCGGCCGGACGAGGTGCGGGTCGACTTCGGGATCGAGCTGTCCGCCCAGGCGGGACGGGTGATCGGCCTGCTCGCGGACGGCAACGGCAAGGCGTCGATCACGGTCTCGCTGACCTGGTCCGAGCGGGCGGCGCCGGCCCCGCCGCCGCCCGCCCCCGGCGGCCCCACGACCCCCGGCGCTCCTTGA